In the genome of Paenibacillus sp. FSL R5-0766, one region contains:
- a CDS encoding zinc ribbon domain-containing protein: protein MKLLQRIKDGANKATERAQHAVEIGKLNNQIVGLQQEQEVHFTDMGRIFYEGYRAQDMTRAEKEMVDLSQLCDELQDEIDSLRNKIAQLKNERLCECGHVASLDANFCPKCGRKLGELKTAAPKVGAAGVAGATTAARQEAAVAQTPTEEPDFYDAPPELELEEDEPYHTVIPSIADLETESEYNSTEFTQEEKEAFDAEWERRRDEEMQRERERQQELDERIRYWKENNPIVNTVDVQTEVSREMVNCQICAAELPKGSKWCPRCGAEQI from the coding sequence AACAAAGCAACAGAGCGTGCCCAGCACGCCGTTGAGATTGGGAAACTGAACAACCAGATTGTGGGCTTGCAACAGGAACAGGAAGTCCATTTTACAGATATGGGTCGCATCTTCTATGAGGGTTATCGGGCACAGGATATGACGCGTGCGGAAAAAGAAATGGTGGATCTGTCGCAGCTCTGCGACGAATTGCAGGACGAGATTGATAGTCTGCGCAACAAGATTGCACAACTTAAGAACGAACGGTTGTGCGAGTGTGGACACGTCGCTTCCCTGGATGCCAACTTCTGCCCTAAATGCGGACGCAAGTTGGGTGAACTCAAGACAGCAGCGCCCAAAGTAGGAGCAGCAGGAGTCGCAGGAGCCACCACAGCCGCAAGACAGGAGGCAGCTGTAGCTCAGACCCCAACTGAAGAGCCGGACTTCTACGATGCGCCACCTGAGTTGGAACTGGAGGAAGACGAGCCGTATCATACGGTCATTCCGTCCATAGCGGATCTGGAAACGGAATCGGAATATAACAGTACGGAATTTACCCAGGAAGAAAAGGAAGCGTTTGATGCGGAGTGGGAACGTCGCAGAGACGAAGAGATGCAACGGGAACGTGAGCGTCAGCAGGAACTGGACGAACGCATTCGCTACTGGAAAGAAAACAACCCGATCGTGAACACGGTGGACGTACAGACCGAAGTATCACGTGAAATGGTGAATTGTCAGATTTGTGCAGCCGAGCTGCCCAAAGGGTCGAAGTGGTGCCCGCGATGTGGTGCCGAACAGATCTGA